CGGTTATGGGTACATATGTATTGATGCTATATTTTTTAAGAGTATCTTCGTAATAATGATGGTAGCGGAATTCTCCCATAAAATGCATCATAGAAACGCTGCAGTAAAAGCCCGTTTTTACAAACATATCGCCTACAATATTTTTCAGAGCGAAGATGATACCAAATTCTGCTTCTACAGCGTTTTCGGCATCAGCATAAACCTTGAAATCGTAGTCATCCTCATAGAGTCTAACGGCCTCTGGGCTTGCAGAAAGATAGCCCAAACCAGCATGCAACCCCAGCTTGAACGAACTATTCTTTGAGCTTCCGCTTTCACCAGAAACAGCTGCATCAGAATCGTCCGCAAGGAATCCAAAGCCGAACAAACCGCCAGAGGTTTGAACTTCTTTCTTTTTAGGAGTGTCGTCGCCATCGCGCGGGTCGGGAGCATCAGCCGGGTCGTCTTCACGCAGCGTCAGCTGCATAACAGACTTGCTGACCGGAACGTAGTCGAGTTCGTTGCTGATGTATACTTGCTGCGGTTCTTGCTGTTTAGCTTTAGCCTTGGATTTCTTAGCTGTAGGCGTTGGAGCGACATCTACAATGGTGGGAGCTTCCGTTTCATCAGCTACGGGAGCTGTCGATTCTTCTACAGGAAAGTCTTGATTGCTATCAGCCGCATCTTGTGCGTGGATGAATGTTGCAATGCCCAAAATTGGTAAAATATGTTTTAAAATGGTCATGTGCTATTCGTAAATAAAAATTTTCGCCAAAAATAGATATCTTTAATAATTTTGTAAAGAGATTTTAATGAAAATTGTAAACTAAAAAAATTTTTGTGATTCTTTTCACAAAAAAACGCCTCCCGAATGGGAGGCGTCCTTTGCGTAATTTCGACTAACTATTAGAAGCGGACCATTGCGCTGAAGTCAACAAACGTGTTCTGACCATTGAAGAATGCACCAGCGTCAGTGAAGAGCTGCTGGCCAACACCAAATTCAACAGCGAGGAAGTCCTTGTACTGGTAACGGAAACCGACAGAAGCATTGACTGCATCCATCTTATCCATCATGCGACTTACATCAGCATCGCTATCCTTCCAATACTGGAAAGCAACCCAGTCATAACCAACTTCACCATAGAACATGAAGTTCTTGTTTTCACCAACGAAAACTTCACCCATCATGCTCGGCTGGAGAACAGCGGTAAAAGCATACTGTTCAACCGGATCATCATAGTTTCTGTAAGAGAAGATTGCAGCGCCGCCAATAAGGATACGGGCATTTTCGTTTTCAAGAACAGAGAGACCACCGCGGATGTACGGAGAAACGTCCCAGAAAGAAGCTGGGTCGTTAGCCTTCTGGACATCGCCGTCAATTTCAGTTTCATTGTTGAAGCTGACGAATCTTGCACCGAGAGTCCAGGTGAAGTTCTTTGCCGTCGGAGCGTTGGTCAAGCTAAGGCCAACGGTAAGGCTATCAAAGCGGTCCTTGGTTTCAATGCCATTGTCCGGGTCATTGTGGGTCTGCGTCTTCGTGGTAACCCAGTCCACATTTGCAGCGACGTTCATGCCCAAGAAGCCCTTGGCAATTGCAGCAGCCCAGTCATCGCCACCGTAGGTCTTGCTCACAACGCCAGCATCATTGCTGACTCTGTCGCGGCCAAGACCGGCTCTGATGTAGAAGCCGAAGCCCGGAACAGCGTAACCGAGAGTGAGACGGCCAAGCTGTTCGTCATTTGCATGAGGAGCCTTAGAAATATCAAAGGCCGTGAAGAAAGAACCGAGAGAGACAATGCCAAGCTTGTTAACCGGTTCAATGTAGAAGAACTTGCGGTTTGCAAACAAGTTCGGGAAGTCGAGCAAGAGGTCCGTGTTGTTAGCGGCGGCCATGTTGCTGTTTCTGTTATAGGACTTGCCATGCAAGATAGCATTGAACTGAGTTCTTCTAGATTCCTTCGGAATATCCGGCTTCACAAACGGAACCGGAGACGTGAGGCTTTCAGAAGCAGCAGCCTGTTCTTCCTGCTGCTGGAGCTGCTGTTCGCTATAGGACGGAGCCGTTGTAGCAGATTCAGAAGCTTCCTGTGCAAATGCGACACCGAAGCTAACGAGGCCAATGCCAAACATCGTTTTTAAATTCATAGTTTTTCCTTGTAATAAGATTTTTTGAATTGTGTGATAAAAATATAATTAATTCTAGTTATCAGTCTTTAACCAATGTTGCTAGAAGAAAGATTTTTACCACTATCCTAAATTCTCAGGATTCAAGCACTTAAGTTCATCGACTACAAAAAGTCCGTCCTTGCGGATAAGCTTGTCATCAAACCAAATTTCGCCACCACCGTATTCCGGACGCATGATCAAAACCAGGTCCCAATGGATGGCAGACTTGTTCCCGTTCGGGGCATCTTCGTAGCACATGCCCGGCGTAAAGTGGATGGAACCCGCAATTTTTTCGTCAAACAGAATATCGCACATCGGAGAAAGCACAAACGGATTGAAGCCAATAGCAAACTCGCCTACGTAGCGAGCGCCTTCGTCCGTATCAAAGATGGCGTTCAGGCTCTTGTTGTCGCCAGTTTCGCAGGTCGCTTCGACAATCTTACCCTGCTTGAAGACGAGACGGATATTGCTGAACTGCTTACCTTCGTAAAGCGTCGGCGTGTTGTAATGGATGACGCCTTCGATACTCCCCTGCACTGGCGCCGTATAGACTTCGCCATCGGGAATGTTCATGTTGCCGCAGCATGGCACCGCCGGAATGTCCTTGATGCTGAACGTGATGTCCGTATCCTGCGCCACAAGACGCACCTTGTCCGTCCTGTTCATGAGGTCGACCAGAGCCTGGGCGGCGCGCTGCATCTTCGGATAATCGGCAAGGCAAGCCTTGAAGTAGAAGTCTTCGAACGCTTCCGTGCTCATCTTTGCGCCCTGGGCCATGGACGGGTTCGGCCAGCGGAGCACGCACCAGCGAGTGTTGTTCACGCGATAGTTGAGCACGTCCTGCGTGATGGTCCTGTAGGCAAGCATCTTCTTGTCATCGATGTCGCAATTTTCCATCGCATTGTTCATCGCGCGGATAGAGAGGTAAGCCTGCATCTGCTTCATCTCGTTCATCGCAAGGTCCGCAGAGAGCTTCATCTGTTCTTCGGAGGCGCTACGGATAACTTCACGACGCACACGGCTATTGTAATTGTGGACAAATGTGTTACCGTCAACTTTGGCAACAGCCTTGATGAGTTCTGTCGAGAGCTCGT
The DNA window shown above is from Fibrobacter sp. UWB16 and carries:
- a CDS encoding aminopeptidase, with the translated sequence MKDPRITQLAENLINNAIALKAGENILIETTDTPDELSTELIKAVAKVDGNTFVHNYNSRVRREVIRSASEEQMKLSADLAMNEMKQMQAYLSIRAMNNAMENCDIDDKKMLAYRTITQDVLNYRVNNTRWCVLRWPNPSMAQGAKMSTEAFEDFYFKACLADYPKMQRAAQALVDLMNRTDKVRLVAQDTDITFSIKDIPAVPCCGNMNIPDGEVYTAPVQGSIEGVIHYNTPTLYEGKQFSNIRLVFKQGKIVEATCETGDNKSLNAIFDTDEGARYVGEFAIGFNPFVLSPMCDILFDEKIAGSIHFTPGMCYEDAPNGNKSAIHWDLVLIMRPEYGGGEIWFDDKLIRKDGLFVVDELKCLNPENLG